atagtgatcatatccccttatatatttatatatagtgatcatatccccttattatttatatatagtgatcatatccccttatatatttatatatagtgatcatatcccccttatatatttatatatagtgatcatatccccttatatatttatatatagtgatcatatcccgttatatatttatatattatgtgatcatatccccttatatatttatatatagtgatcatatcccccttatatatttatatatagtgatcatatccccttatatatttatatatagtgatcatatccccttatatatttatatatagtgatcatatcccccttatatatttatatatagtgatcatatccctcttatatgtttatataaagtgatcatatcccccttatatatttatatatagtgatcatatccccttatatatttatatatagtgatcatatcccccttatatatttagtgatcatatccccttatatatttatatatagtgatcatatccccttatatatttatatatagtgatcatatccccttatatatttatatatagtgatcatatccccttatatatttatatatagtgatcatatcccccttatatatttatatatagtgatcatatccccttatatatttatatatagtgatcatatcccgttatatatttatatatagtgatcatatccccttatatatttatatatagtgatcatatcccccttatatatttatatatagtgatcatatcccccttaactgtctcttctccagtgtaaccaatcccaacttgtctttccccataactgatcccttccattccctttatcagcttagttgctcttctctgccccatttaatacaggaCAATACCTTGCTGCCCTTTCCTGCTGCTGACATAAGCAGCACCCCCATAAGTTTGTACTCTTGGGGGGGCACAATGTACAGGTCTGTCCCAGTGACAGTAAATAATAGGACATTACATAACCGACAGTTCTCTGGCCGTCCCAGTAGGAATGCAGCTGATATGAGGAATGACACTGCTGTACAGTCAGTTATGAGAAGCAGTCCTAAGGGGCGGGGCCAAATATAATTCCGAGGTTCAGCTCTGTGACTGGTTGGTTCCAGTTGGCACAAACACACCCTAGGAATGGCCTGAATCTCAGCTCTGGACTGGAACATCCAGTGTCACATAGAACTCACCTTTCCCCAGGTGCAGGGACTCACACAGGTGTAGCTACAGAGACACTCACTGTGAGACACACACCATGAGAGACAGCACAACATGAAAGAGACACCACACAGGGGACATAGTCATTCCTGATTATATTGGGGGTTGGGGTTCCAGTTTTGGAGGTTAGAATTTGGGGGTACAAATCTCATTCCCAATCAGAAGACACATCAGGAAACAATATACTAAATCTGTGAAGCAGAACTTCCAGGAGAATGGACTTACCCGCCAGAACCTGAGAGAATTCGGGGAGTAAGAGAGCGAGACCCACTACCGCCAGGACGAGACACCTCCAGATCCTGCTGTGAGACAGACCTGCACTAGGTGAGTGAGCACTCAGGTAATGGGCTGGGGTAGTACTTGCAGTAACCCGTCTCTCAGCACAGGGGGGATATTAAGGGAATGGTGTATGAGTGGGGGGATACTAGTGCTGGGGAAGGGGTTGGAGTAGTACTTGCAGTAACCCATCTCTCAGCACAGGGGGGATATtatatcttgtcggcgctatataaataaatgatgatattaaGGGAACACTGTATGAGTGGGGGGGGGATACTAGTGCAGGGGAAGGGGTTGGAGTAGTACTTGCAGTAACCCGTCTCTCAGCAGGGGAGGGAGAGGGAAAGTCCAGTaaggacacacacatatacatatatatagatctgTATTTATCTAGTGAAGGAGACAGTGGCACCCTGGGGGATATCAGGAATAACAGGGATTTTCCCATTGTATCAGCACATACAGAAGGAGAAACCCAGGATTTAATATGGGGGGCACTCAGTCTGTGGCCCCATGTTGTGCATAAGGGGAGACACGAGGGCCCCAAGTCAGTGCAGTAAAGTGCAGCCTGTGTTCCTCCGGGTCTTTAGAACTCCCAGCAACCCTTAGTTCCCATGGTTACAGCAGTTTTAGAACTGGGTGGGATCAGACTGTGCTCAGTACCCCCGTCCTGTGTTGTGGGGCTCATATTGTATGAATTGTGGCTACTCCCCTGTGCCCATTCTGTGTGGGGGCAGGGCTCAGGGGGAAAAGCCCACACTTCACTGGGAccctaaaaaaaaactacatccAGTTTAGAGCAGGGGGGGCCAAATAGTGTCCTTCTGCTGGGCCCTAATGGAGAAGTTATTGTAAAGTATTTAACACTTCCCcacagagctgacaatctaagtaCCCAGGGCTGGGAGGTCACACGAAGTGACACGGAACTGCGAGCACAGGAATCGCTGAGTCACAGTCACATGACTTAACCCCTAAGACACTACAGTCAGTGAATGTTGGGGTGGGACAAAGAGTGCTGAACCCAAAAATAAAACCGGCTCTGTCATTGTAGGGCCACAGCGAGGGCAATGCCACAGATACTGGGTGCAATTAGGAAAATGCTGGGGGTGTGGTCACTTGTTGCTCCCACTGTGGAGAGTTGTGCCATCCTAACCCTAAATATTCCCACAGTTCCTCCTGTTTCTCCTATCAGCAGCTCAGTGCCCCGGGGGTTAAACCTGGGCCAGTTTTTGGGTAGAAGGGGGATTAATCCTGGGCCCCTATTGGGAGAAGAATGTAAATGAGTAGGGGGGTCACTAATATTTCTTTTGTCCCAAAAACCTCTCACCTAAGACATGGCCCCCCAAGATTTCCCCGTGCCCCCAGTGTCCCCTCTCTGTCTCCATTAACCCATTGCTGCTCCCACTGGCCACAGATCCCTCATCAGGTGCCGCTCAGATGTGGAGGTTGTTAGAAGGAAAAAATCATCTCCAATCTGATCTCCTCTAATAAATTCTCATTCAATCTGATCTGCTCTAAAAAATTATCATTCAATTTGATCTACTCTAATACATTGCATCCAATCTGATCTAATAAATTCTCATTCAATCTGATCTGCTCCAATACATTGTCATTCAATCTGATCTGCTCTAATAAATTCTCATCCAATCTGATCTGCTCTAATAAATTGCATCCAATCTGATCTAATAAATTATCATCCAATCTGATCTACTCTAATAAATTGCATCCAATCTGATCTGTATTTAGTCTGTTTGATACAATGGAGCCTATGGTCAATATGATTGGACAATTCCCACACATTTAGTAAACATCTAGGGAAACATCTGGCGCCGGCAATTTCTTCCCAGTTCATTGcaatctgcccccccccacacacacaaaagttGTACAAGATCTGATCAATGTCTGTGACCCCCTAATTCCCCTCTGCTCCCCCCCAGACAAGATGGTGTCCCAGCTGGTGATGAGGGGGATCCACCGCACGGCTATGACCTTCGGGATGGCGTTCCTGCTGGGGGGCGTTGTGATTCTCACCATTTCTGACCgaatgttcattttgggggcctgTTTGTTGGGGCTCGGCAGCCTGGTGGTGATTGGCTCTTTCCTGGTCACCGTGTCGTCCTGcgtgaggaagaggaggaggaacgACGATGAGGAGGAGGGGGGAGCACAGGCCCAAGCCCAGGGCACAGGACAGACTCACATGTGAGTACTGAGTATTTAACCCCCCCATGTCATTCACTCACTTTATCCCCCCCCAAAATTATTCACTCACTTTGTCTCCCCCATTTCTCTCCCCCCCCAATATTATTCACTCACTTTGTCTCCCCCAGGGACCCTGCCCACTACGATGCCCCCCGCTATGAGGACGTGATGGTTCATGGCCCTGCGACCGTCTGGACTGTGACAATTGGGCCGGTGCCGGATATTGAGCCCCCCCCATACAGTGACATCACCAGTGGGAAGGTGGAGCCCGTGGGGGGGATCCGGGTGCAGCGCCCCACCATGCTGAGAATCAGCTCTGACATCCATGAATTTAAGAACAATGGGGGGATCCTGGAGGAACGCTGGCCGGAGCCCCTCACCCCCCCACCAGATTACACTGAGGCCGAGATGCAGTGGGAGGAGGATTTTCAGCAAACGACATATGAACAGAGTGCAAGCTCCGCAGGACAGAGGGAAACTCTGCAGTGATTGAGTGCAAGCTCCGCAGGACAGAGGGGAGCTCCGCAGTGATTGAGCGCAAGCTCCGCAGGACAAACACAAGGCTCCGCAGGACTGGCCAAGGATTATTGCTCTGCAGTAACAGAAAGACTTGGACACAAGGAACTAGTGAGACAGACAAGGGCAAAGTGCAATGCTCTGCAGATGTAGAAGAAATGCTCTGCTGGGTTCCTGCAGCAATAAATACAAAGTGCAGGTTCTGAACTATAGATATGGGGAATACTCTGCAGAGGGTGAGGGTCTGTAGGAAGAAATGCTCTGCTGGGTTCTtgcagaaataaatacaaaacggAGGGTTCTAAACATTAACCCCTCTGTAGCCAGAGCTGCTACATTGCTCATCTCCTGGGGCGGGGGTTAATATTTCTGATCACAAATGACCCCCCTTTTTCTACTGATGCACTTTGGCAGCACTTTAATATTAACCCTTGAATAAGTGGTCAGCAGACGGGTTTCATAACGTTCTACTTTGCGCTGAACACTTTTACATAACAGCAGATGGAATGGACGGACTGGATTTATACTGTGTCAGACTTGTGCTTTAGGCTACAGTGAGTAAGGGGTTAAACATATGCAGAGGACCAGCCTGGGGGCCAATCAGGGAATGTCAGGGGtgcacattatttattacaataaaaactCCACATGGTTCTTACATTTTCACTCATATTTCTCATTGTCTTTTGTGTAAGTTGACAGTGAAGCCTGACAATAGGGGCCCAGGAgcagctcctcctcctccagtaAAGCACATTTTAGCCCTCACACACAGGGAAAGAGGGGAGAGAGGGTTAATAGGAAGTGGGAAAGGGAATGAGTTAATGAGGAGACAGGGTTACTAGGAAGGGGCAAGTGGCAGGGAATGAGTTAATAGGGAGACAGGGTTAATAGAGAAAGTGGGTCAGGGAATGAGTTAATAGGGAGGGAGAGGGTTAAAGTAATGACACAGGTGGGACATAATAATCACTTTGCGTCACTTTCACTCCCCCCCTCACAACTCCCAGAAAGCTGCAGTTGGTCACGTGACGTGAGAGGAGCAGATCGCTGACATCACTGCGGAGTCTGAGGAATCCCATGTGGCCCCGGGCGTTGCAGCTGCTGCAGGAGTTAGAGAGAAAAGTTCTGATTGGCTCAGGCCTTGCCCTCAAGCACAGGGAGCAGCTTGCTGATTGGCTGATCTGAGACTCCGACGTGCGATTGCCCTGGAGCAACAACTGGGACGTGATTAGAGACAGGAACTTCCGGAATCCTCAGTAATGTCCGCACATTCCCCGCCCCCTCATGTCCCAGCATGCTCCGCGGCACCTCCatctgtaattggttttcattttttattatttgtgttttttgacttatttagctttttattcagcagctctccagtttgtaatttcagccatctggttgctggggtccaaattcccctagcaactatgcactgatttgattaagagactggaatatgaataggagaggcctgaatagaaagatgaggaataaaaagtagcaataacaatatatatgtagccttacagagcatttgtatttatatggggtcagcgacccctatttggaaggtggaaagagtcagaagaaaactgtaactgtaacttgGGCTATTCAGACCAAACGGGTTAATGTGCAGCTAGTGATTAGAGTATGGGTTACATGTGACGCTAAGTGGAAGAATAAAGGTgcggtgtagtgtaactacaactcccacaggctaccctgcaataaaaatgtcaaagaatggacgccaggaggttgtTGCAGTAAAACAAAGTGATAAGAGTTTATTTGTTTGAGACCACAGGTTACTTACAAAGAAATGAGGCAAATACAGAATAACATCAGCAGACAAGGACAGTTGGATGAGACATCTGAATGTGACTCTCCTGAGGATGTAGTGAAGGCAGTgcagcacctccaggcagaaatactcacacatggtctggatctcacccagtggtgGGGTCAGGGAGGAGGAGCTAAAGCCTCGCACactatccactgtgtcccttcactgaaGTTACAGTGtgttacagcctgggaagctcctccctgtTACACCTACTTGTTAtttcttactctcctagagaatcTATAagattatattcctgacactcactagtctcattcacagggtccctgcccCCCCGATTTACACACTAggggttcaggtccctctagggcaaactggctttactgggccttgttgtacccagactcagtgggaacatccagatgttaggacaccagaagccaaagaggaaccTCCACCCCTTTCCatgcactatattaaagtgtggcaggaagtggtcataacacctcttggccaataactgggatatgtaaatgaTGAGCTACATACATGggcttctgcccagcaactagggaaacaGAGGAAGGGtcgggatttaaagccataggggcacattaaccctataggtccctacaaaactatcagaaataaaaaatgaagaccaactgaaaagttccttagaattattcattctataacatactaaaagttagctgaaaggtgaactacccctttaataggcATCATCGTGTGAGTGATGGAGAAACTCTTGATCCTCTGACCAGGGAACAAAGGGGGTCACATACTCTTGATGCTTTTGTCCTGGGGACTCAATGTGGGCCCACACTTTGCACTTATGGCTCTGAGAAAGGCCATACAGAAAAATAGAAGATCATGTGCACTCAGCTTGTATTTGTCTCTATGTATTGTGTGCTCACAGCCTCATTACACCCCCACAGGGGAACTATTGGGAAAGTTTAATGTACATGTGACCTTCATCAGACTCAAATAAGAAActctctaaatacaattaataattctgctttgtttctgaaataatcaagtttatcttcactattcctctctcagcatctgtttctcttcattctctcttcatgcagcagttgggtgtcagatattcactgacagttacatccaatatatcttataggggggctcctttcctagtagatgtattagagatcactcaaataactgattccagtacaaacaaaatataacaaaataactgccttttgcacaaattctgcatgtagaaatcCTACAGTTCCATGTACCCGGGGCCCGAGAAATCCTACAGTTCCATGTACCCGGGGCCCGAGAAATCCTACAGTTCCATGTACCCGGGGCCCGAGAAATCCTACAGTTCTATGTACCCGGGGCCCGAGAAATCCTACAGTTCCATGTACCCGGGGCCCGAGAAATCCTACAGTTCTATGTACCCAGGGCCGAGAAATCCCACAGTTCCATGTACCTGGGGCCCGGAGTGGGGACTTTCTGGTACTGGGGATTGACTTACCCAAGGCCAGACCTTTAGTCAAATAAACTGGAACAATAGGGCTCTGACACGGGCCGGGGGCTCTATGAGGGTCAGAGTGACTGTAATGGGAAATAGTGTTGGGGGTCCACTCAGTGTAACCCCCACAAACCCGCTGCCCCCCCCCCTACCAGCAACGATACATAGATGTGTTCTAACTGGGTCTCTATATGGGAAGGAAACAAAGAATCTGATGCTCTAATAAAATAACCCCCCCTACACAAAAGGGGCCACATTTGGCCAATGAGATTATGATGTTCTGTGCCCATGACTCCCGCCACTCTATACATTCCCCCAACCTTATATTCTGTATGTCACATAGTGTCCCACAAACATTACAGAACtttgggtgtggggggggggggggcgggccctTGACACTATCACAT
This sequence is a window from Xenopus laevis strain J_2021 chromosome 7S, Xenopus_laevis_v10.1, whole genome shotgun sequence. Protein-coding genes within it:
- the LOC108697295 gene encoding uncharacterized protein LOC108697295; the protein is MVSQLVMRGIHRTAMTFGMAFLLGGVVILTISDRMFILGACLLGLGSLVVIGSFLVTVSSCVRKRRRNDDEEEGGAQAQAQGTGQTHMDPAHYDAPRYEDVMVHGPATVWTVTIGPVPDIEPPPYSDITSGKVEPVGGIRVQRPTMLRISSDIHEFKNNGGILEERWPEPLTPPPDYTEAEMQWEEDFQQTTYEQSASSAGQRETLQ